Proteins from one Leptospira wolffii serovar Khorat str. Khorat-H2 genomic window:
- a CDS encoding SiaB family protein kinase — protein sequence MMENEVVNLFKTYKETSEYNLLVSFKGRLSQEVLTELGSMIRTSLSTESKIKKIFAVFIELAQNMLHYSAERKINEEQKEAGVGILVVRENSVGYHVASGNLVLNEKIEFLTERIQKINSMNKDELKSFYQQQLRSERPEDSKGAGVGLIDIARKSDGPLVFRFDSVDGKLSFFTISAFFTKEN from the coding sequence ATGATGGAAAATGAAGTCGTTAATCTGTTTAAGACTTATAAGGAAACGAGCGAATACAATCTGCTAGTGTCCTTTAAGGGTAGACTCTCCCAGGAAGTTCTAACAGAGCTAGGGTCCATGATCCGGACATCCTTAAGCACGGAATCCAAAATTAAGAAGATTTTCGCCGTCTTTATCGAATTAGCGCAAAATATGCTGCATTACTCCGCCGAACGAAAAATCAACGAGGAACAGAAGGAGGCCGGGGTAGGGATCCTCGTAGTCCGGGAAAATTCAGTTGGCTACCATGTCGCTTCGGGAAATTTGGTATTGAACGAGAAGATCGAGTTTTTGACCGAAAGGATTCAAAAAATCAACTCCATGAACAAGGACGAATTGAAGTCCTTTTACCAACAGCAACTTAGATCGGAGAGGCCGGAAGACAGCAAAGGAGCGGGAGTAGGACTAATCGATATCGCTAGAAAGTCGGACGGACCTCTCGTGTTTCGTTTCGACTCGGTGGATGGAAAACTATCCTTCTTCACAATCTCTGCATTCTTTACGAAGGAAAACTAA
- a CDS encoding endonuclease/exonuclease/phosphatase family protein has product MKFLRNALYVLLSLFALLLLTVYFSTFHPSDLEVAEIHCEPDAPTLDASKPLKLLSWNVQYFAGKDRVFWYDVPDESGPDTSPSREEIEATLKKVADVVQERDADFVLFQEVDDGAKKTYGENQSERIYPLISEAYPCRSETFYWKARFVPHPKIMGSVGMKLTIFSKYKIASSLRHQLPLPPADPITRQFQLKRAVLQTDIQVQDGSRISILNTHLDAFSQGTDTMQRQVRFISGLLESLDDRKTKWILAGDFNLLPPGFSRKELHPNGAYYYSDDEEIAPLFKNWNSTATIEELNGPDKEKFFTHVPNDPEIAKPDRTIDFIFYSKGLLKKEYRVLREGKASEASDHLPLEAVFTVQN; this is encoded by the coding sequence TTGAAGTTTTTAAGAAATGCTCTGTATGTTCTTCTTTCCTTATTTGCATTATTACTACTAACGGTCTACTTTTCCACGTTCCATCCCTCCGATTTGGAAGTGGCGGAGATCCATTGCGAACCGGACGCTCCGACTTTGGATGCATCTAAACCTCTTAAGCTACTTTCTTGGAACGTCCAGTATTTTGCGGGTAAGGACAGAGTCTTTTGGTACGACGTTCCGGACGAAAGCGGACCGGACACTTCTCCTTCCAGAGAGGAGATAGAGGCGACTCTCAAAAAGGTGGCGGATGTGGTCCAAGAGAGGGATGCGGATTTCGTTCTTTTTCAGGAAGTGGACGACGGAGCCAAAAAAACGTACGGAGAAAACCAATCGGAGAGAATTTATCCTCTGATTTCAGAGGCTTATCCTTGTAGGAGCGAAACATTCTATTGGAAGGCGCGCTTCGTCCCTCATCCTAAAATCATGGGATCGGTCGGCATGAAGCTGACGATTTTCAGTAAATACAAGATCGCTTCTTCTCTTCGTCACCAGCTTCCCCTGCCTCCCGCCGATCCGATCACGCGTCAGTTTCAATTGAAACGAGCCGTGCTTCAAACGGATATACAGGTCCAAGACGGTTCTCGAATTTCCATTTTGAATACCCATTTGGATGCCTTCTCCCAAGGGACCGATACCATGCAAAGGCAGGTTCGATTCATCTCGGGACTCTTGGAAAGTTTGGACGATAGAAAAACGAAATGGATTTTAGCAGGAGACTTCAATTTGCTTCCTCCCGGCTTCTCTCGGAAGGAATTGCATCCTAACGGAGCCTATTATTATAGCGACGACGAAGAGATTGCTCCTCTATTCAAGAATTGGAATTCGACCGCTACGATAGAAGAATTGAACGGGCCGGATAAGGAAAAATTCTTCACCCATGTCCCGAACGATCCGGAGATCGCCAAGCCTGACCGCACCATTGATTTCATTTTCTATTCCAAAGGTTTGCTTAAGAAAGAATATAGAGTGTTAAGGGAAGGAAAGGCATCGGAGGCAAGCGATCATCTTCCTTTGGAAGCCGTCTTTACGGTTCAGAACTAG
- a CDS encoding VOC family protein produces the protein MRPFKILGIQQIAVGGDSKDKLRKFWVDILGLENTGSFRSEKENVDEDILRIGKGPYAVEVDIMEPVDPSKSPKVNDPKLNHVGLWVDDIHKAVEWLSSQGVRFTPGGIRKGAAGLDVTFIHPKGNEEFPFCGEGVLIELVQAPAEVIKALG, from the coding sequence ATGAGACCCTTTAAGATTCTAGGAATCCAACAGATCGCTGTCGGAGGAGACAGTAAGGATAAATTGAGGAAATTCTGGGTGGATATCCTCGGCTTGGAAAACACCGGATCTTTTCGCAGCGAAAAGGAAAACGTAGACGAAGATATTCTTAGAATAGGCAAGGGACCTTACGCGGTGGAAGTGGATATCATGGAGCCGGTGGATCCCTCTAAAAGCCCTAAGGTAAACGATCCGAAATTGAATCACGTCGGCTTATGGGTGGACGATATCCATAAGGCGGTGGAGTGGCTTTCTTCTCAGGGAGTGCGTTTTACTCCCGGAGGAATTCGCAAAGGTGCCGCCGGATTGGACGTTACTTTCATCCATCCCAAAGGAAACGAAGAATTTCCATTCTGCGGAGAGGGCGTGCTGATAGAATTGGTTCAGGCCCCTGCTGAAGTGATTAAAGCATTAGGTTAA
- a CDS encoding adenylate/guanylate cyclase domain-containing protein, giving the protein MEKNDSQKESNSFFEQEYKLLSEAQAFLNGNGSKGDPAEQLKSLATSYESLLKQSTKIMKIGDSTQHRLLKTQEELTDSNIMLEAAYMDLKLVTEIGRIITSSLEPKVIIQSVYENTKSIVPMDVLAFGTYDEEKQEIKYKFCVIDGRYTPAPSVDPLNEDNPSSYCVKNARELVTQDIETDFPQYIADIRKHFGENTKSATYFPLKVEDRLIGILTVHSYSKNAFIDNQLNILRTLANYVAIGVDNADAYRTLTKRNKELKDSLEKIEVLNKSIEEERQKSENLLLNILPRSIAERLKGGEGVIADYFPSSTVLFADIVGFSKLTTKIQTPTRLVEILNRIFTEFDVIADKYKLEKIKTIGDCYMLAGGIPVTSEDHADKAARAALDMLHRLEELEFEFNVRIGLHTGEVVAGVIGKNKFVYDLWGDSVNTASRMESHGATGRIHVSESVYQALKDKYTFEDRNIIEVKGKGPMHTYFLLGSK; this is encoded by the coding sequence TTGGAAAAGAATGATTCACAGAAAGAGTCCAATTCCTTCTTCGAGCAGGAGTATAAACTCCTGTCGGAAGCTCAAGCTTTTCTAAACGGAAACGGGTCCAAGGGCGATCCCGCAGAACAATTAAAATCACTCGCAACTTCCTACGAGTCTTTACTCAAGCAATCCACCAAGATCATGAAGATCGGGGATTCCACACAGCATAGACTCTTAAAGACCCAGGAAGAATTAACGGATTCCAATATCATGCTTGAGGCGGCCTATATGGACCTCAAGTTGGTTACTGAAATCGGTAGGATCATCACATCCTCTCTAGAACCGAAAGTCATCATACAATCCGTTTATGAAAACACCAAGTCCATCGTTCCCATGGACGTTCTCGCTTTCGGAACCTACGACGAGGAAAAACAGGAAATCAAATATAAGTTTTGTGTAATAGATGGACGATACACTCCCGCGCCGTCGGTGGATCCTTTAAACGAGGACAATCCCTCCTCTTATTGCGTAAAGAACGCCAGAGAACTGGTTACCCAGGACATCGAAACGGATTTTCCCCAGTATATCGCCGACATCAGAAAGCATTTCGGCGAGAATACTAAGTCGGCCACCTACTTTCCTCTGAAAGTGGAAGATCGATTGATCGGAATTCTCACAGTGCATAGTTATTCCAAGAACGCTTTCATCGACAACCAACTGAACATTCTTCGGACTCTTGCAAACTACGTCGCCATTGGCGTGGATAATGCGGACGCATACAGGACTCTCACCAAGAGAAACAAGGAATTGAAGGATTCCCTGGAAAAGATCGAAGTATTGAACAAGAGCATCGAAGAAGAAAGACAGAAGTCGGAGAATCTGCTTTTGAACATTCTTCCAAGAAGCATAGCGGAGCGTCTAAAGGGAGGAGAAGGAGTCATCGCCGATTACTTCCCTTCTTCCACCGTACTTTTCGCGGATATAGTGGGATTTTCCAAATTGACCACTAAAATCCAGACCCCCACTAGACTCGTCGAGATTCTGAACCGGATCTTCACCGAGTTCGACGTGATCGCGGATAAATATAAATTAGAAAAAATTAAAACGATCGGTGATTGCTATATGCTCGCGGGAGGCATCCCAGTCACTTCCGAAGACCATGCGGACAAAGCTGCAAGGGCGGCCCTAGATATGCTGCATAGGCTTGAGGAATTGGAGTTCGAATTCAACGTGAGAATCGGATTGCATACGGGAGAAGTCGTAGCGGGAGTCATTGGAAAGAATAAATTCGTATACGATCTTTGGGGAGATTCCGTGAACACAGCCTCCAGGATGGAATCTCACGGAGCCACGGGAAGAATTCACGTTTCGGAATCCGTTTACCAAGCCTTAAAGGATAAGTATACTTTCGAAGATAGGAATATCATCGAGGTAAAAGGAAAAGGCCCGATGCACACCTACTTCCTACTCGGTTCGAAATAA
- a CDS encoding DUF1987 domain-containing protein, producing MESLHIQQTKTSPEVILDSAKGLAEIIGESYPENAMAFYKPVFDWLSAVESEGKQIQFRFQMDYFNTSSSKVIMDILDKLQKFHEKGGKVEVEWLYKEDDEDMQETGEEFSSDLSLPFKMKSYK from the coding sequence ATGGAATCCTTGCATATACAACAGACCAAAACTTCTCCGGAAGTTATCCTAGATTCCGCTAAAGGCCTAGCGGAGATCATCGGAGAATCTTATCCAGAAAACGCGATGGCCTTTTATAAGCCTGTATTCGATTGGTTGTCGGCCGTAGAATCCGAAGGCAAGCAGATCCAGTTCCGTTTTCAAATGGATTACTTCAACACCAGCTCTTCTAAAGTGATCATGGACATTCTGGACAAACTGCAGAAGTTCCACGAAAAAGGCGGCAAGGTCGAAGTGGAATGGCTTTATAAAGAGGACGACGAGGACATGCAAGAAACCGGAGAGGAATTCTCTTCCGACCTAAGTCTTCCCTTTAAGATGAAATCCTATAAGTGA
- a CDS encoding alpha/beta hydrolase: MAYQHKEFFIQSSRDNTKLYAQAWIKPGANRVIVFNHGFGEHSGRYSNLIQFFKDSDVSFYGFDMRGHGKSEGKRGHAASFELFVDDLADFVQEVRKRENKDKILLLGHSMGGVVVIRYSLEGINQDYLHAVITSAAALKIPTNPVQRIQISIAGFLRKIAPSVTLDANLNVNLISRDPEVVQAYVSDPLVHGKISLSMGYELFQQGAIANKKAGILRTPILILHGLADGIADPSGSLEFYNHLAYKNKRMKTYKGLYHEIMNELSPDKEKVLKDIKDFVDSLVPEKAPLSKKAGAKASLSKKKASPKKKVAAKKK, encoded by the coding sequence ATGGCCTACCAACACAAAGAATTCTTTATACAGTCCTCCAGAGACAATACTAAACTTTATGCTCAGGCTTGGATAAAACCCGGGGCAAATCGTGTGATTGTCTTTAATCATGGATTCGGAGAACATAGCGGGCGATATTCGAACTTGATCCAATTTTTCAAGGATAGTGACGTTAGTTTTTACGGATTCGATATGCGGGGTCATGGGAAGTCCGAGGGTAAAAGGGGGCATGCCGCCAGTTTCGAGCTTTTCGTAGATGATTTAGCCGATTTCGTTCAGGAAGTCCGTAAAAGGGAAAATAAGGATAAAATACTATTATTAGGTCACTCGATGGGGGGAGTCGTGGTGATCCGCTATTCTTTAGAGGGGATTAATCAGGATTATCTGCATGCCGTGATCACCTCCGCTGCCGCTTTAAAGATACCGACCAATCCGGTCCAAAGGATTCAAATTTCGATCGCAGGGTTTCTCCGAAAAATCGCTCCTTCGGTTACTTTGGATGCGAACCTAAACGTGAATCTGATCAGCCGGGACCCTGAGGTCGTGCAGGCCTACGTTTCCGATCCTTTAGTTCACGGAAAGATTTCCCTTTCGATGGGATACGAATTGTTCCAACAGGGTGCAATCGCGAATAAGAAAGCGGGGATTCTTAGGACTCCGATTCTGATCCTACACGGATTGGCCGACGGTATCGCCGATCCGTCCGGGAGTCTCGAATTCTATAATCATCTGGCTTATAAGAACAAGAGAATGAAGACCTATAAGGGTCTATATCATGAAATTATGAATGAGTTATCTCCGGACAAGGAGAAGGTCCTAAAGGATATTAAGGATTTCGTGGACTCTTTGGTTCCTGAAAAGGCACCTCTTAGTAAGAAAGCCGGGGCTAAGGCCTCCCTTAGCAAAAAGAAAGCTAGTCCTAAAAAGAAAGTCGCCGCCAAGAAGAAATAG
- a CDS encoding protein kinase domain-containing protein, with protein sequence MIVKGFELQERLNAESASEVYKAVRQEDGKPVIVKFLPLLDELHPSVVNLRNEFEILNLLSKNEFVKPLKFEKLQDGFALFMDFVPGGSLKQFISKKPITLSDFFPIAIQLAERLSEIHSRKIIHKDLKPENIIYNKDEKTVRIIDFGISTRLNREETSWSAPNILEGSIHYISPEQTGRMNRSVDYRSDFYSLGITFYEMLLGKLPFEGDDLLQLVHSHLAKVPVTPKEARPEVPLVLSEIVMKLLAKNAEDRYQTARGLQGDLEKAYSLWKEKVDFPPFPLAQTDFSTEFKIPQKLYGRGEYIRTLLQEFKNVAASGRSRMVLIGGYSGVGKSSLVKEINKPLTESKGYFISGKFDQYNRNLPFSAVIQVFSSLVELILTEPPERIEAWKSKIKKAVGANGKVVTEVIPELEIIIGKQDPVAELGPQENANRFYIVFQNFIKVFASSEHPLAVFLDDMQWADTASLELLKNLMEDVTVSYLFIMLAYRDNEVDASHPFQALLDTLEKEGLEPHKIVLQPLSLGDVKELLSDSLYIESGKTSELAEVIHSKTGGNPFFIGELLKQLSKEDSIYFDQGSGKPGEGVWKWDISKIRNTKISDNVVELLINRIRKLPPKIQETLELASCIGSSFDLALLTRILESDYKTALSSLQEAISEELIVPIGENYRLAESFEETEENREKNYQTAKTVTFRFQHDRVQQAAYEIVEDEKKKKIRLQLGRFLLEGADSKQIEDDIFDIANHLNIGSGLITEPAEKLRLAQLDLIAGKKAKNSTAYKPALSYIAKAREMLFLLPEANQGDDKLWNTHYEVCYSVFRELGETQYLNGNFEDSQKTIDILLKYAKTPIEKADAFNLLIIQYSALGKFDLALPMIIKALKPLGVDIPDEGHDKVVGAEIEIANNALENKSVESLLDLPLIQSQEQIMAVNIMISAIPTAYNFALSLFPVISLKMVNLFLKYGNMSDPYPYSMYAIVLTSGFQQYRKAYEFAELALKVSEKYKNPSGTAKTANILANYTTPFVRHLKYSEEINHRGIQASLESGEFLHGGYCAMNDAVNVVLQSKNIELVKPKIDQLLKFTRKVKNNLAIDTVLASALVVSNIRSKTDSPLEFSTEEMSEKEYIELCNAHQSPFPVCLFKIMKSKMLLIYGESEAALKELEEAEGMLGFISGQIAVEEHGFLYSIALAANYKLSSHDQKVKYLERIKKNQQKLKLLAENAPENFEHKYLLVEAELARLEYKNWKAAKTYEQAVQLAGKNEYYNDEALACELAAKFWFAKGSVKIGSQYIGEAYQKYGRWGATKKQELLRAKFPEFIREKGGRDTFRTTRTIGTISTRTASATEVYTGQTLDFQSILKSSTAISGEIKLESLLNTLMQISIENVGAEKGVMILRRDGKLSVEAEGSTTDDEIRVLQGIPIQESKNIPISVIYYVERTKEDLVLRNAFADEKFNKDPYIRERKTKSVLCSPIIKQGELVGILYLENNLSEAAFTSDRLQTISILSSQAAISIDNALLYANLEIKVAERTKELAQANDDLALKNEHITDSITYSLNIQQAILPSAEVLKSALSDHFVVFRPKDIVSGDFYWFSKQDDATYIAAVDCTGHGVPGALMSMIGNTLLNQIVNEIGITDPGAILEHLHIRVRQALKQDAEQTNSRDGMDLCLLKIQENNLFFAGAKRPIFIGKGGSLTEIKGDRLSIGGRQKEETRKFTTHSIPLEKGVRTSVYLTTDGFVDQPNPERMKIGTKGLVAFLSGIEHLTGSEQKERLESFLLAHQNGEAQRDDITLVGVVLGGK encoded by the coding sequence ATGATCGTAAAAGGGTTCGAACTGCAAGAAAGATTAAATGCCGAATCTGCGTCCGAAGTGTATAAAGCCGTCCGCCAAGAGGACGGAAAACCGGTAATCGTAAAATTCCTTCCGCTCCTGGACGAGCTGCATCCCTCCGTGGTGAACCTCCGAAACGAATTCGAAATACTGAATCTTCTCTCCAAAAACGAATTCGTCAAACCCCTGAAATTCGAGAAACTCCAGGACGGATTCGCGTTGTTCATGGATTTCGTTCCGGGCGGATCCTTAAAACAATTCATCTCCAAGAAACCGATCACCCTATCGGATTTCTTTCCGATCGCCATCCAGCTCGCGGAAAGATTGAGCGAAATCCATTCCAGAAAGATCATACACAAGGATCTAAAACCGGAAAACATAATATACAATAAGGACGAGAAGACGGTCCGAATCATAGACTTCGGAATCTCCACCAGATTGAACCGAGAGGAGACTTCCTGGTCCGCGCCGAATATACTGGAAGGATCCATACATTATATCTCTCCCGAACAAACGGGAAGAATGAACCGTTCCGTGGACTACAGAAGCGATTTCTATTCTCTCGGAATCACATTCTACGAGATGTTATTGGGAAAACTTCCGTTCGAAGGAGACGATCTTCTCCAATTAGTGCATTCCCATCTGGCGAAAGTCCCCGTCACCCCCAAGGAAGCCAGACCCGAAGTTCCGCTGGTACTTTCCGAAATCGTAATGAAGCTTTTGGCTAAAAACGCGGAGGATAGATACCAAACTGCGAGAGGGTTGCAAGGAGACCTGGAGAAAGCCTATTCTCTCTGGAAGGAAAAAGTGGACTTCCCTCCTTTTCCCCTGGCCCAAACGGACTTTTCCACCGAATTCAAGATCCCCCAAAAACTCTACGGAAGGGGAGAATACATCCGAACTCTTTTACAAGAATTCAAGAATGTGGCCGCAAGCGGACGTTCTAGGATGGTTCTCATCGGAGGTTATTCCGGAGTGGGAAAATCCTCTCTAGTCAAGGAAATCAACAAACCTCTGACGGAGTCCAAGGGATACTTCATCTCCGGTAAATTCGACCAGTACAACCGGAACCTCCCCTTCTCCGCGGTGATTCAGGTTTTCTCCAGCCTAGTAGAGCTCATATTGACCGAGCCTCCGGAAAGAATCGAAGCCTGGAAAAGTAAAATCAAAAAGGCAGTTGGCGCCAACGGGAAAGTGGTCACCGAAGTCATTCCCGAACTAGAAATCATCATAGGTAAGCAGGATCCGGTTGCCGAACTCGGCCCCCAGGAAAATGCGAACCGCTTTTATATAGTGTTCCAGAACTTTATCAAGGTTTTCGCAAGTTCGGAACATCCTTTGGCCGTATTCCTGGACGATATGCAATGGGCGGACACCGCTTCCTTGGAACTTCTCAAAAATCTAATGGAAGACGTCACGGTCAGCTATCTATTCATCATGCTGGCCTACAGGGACAACGAAGTGGACGCTTCCCATCCCTTCCAGGCCCTATTGGACACTCTCGAAAAGGAAGGGTTAGAACCGCACAAAATAGTATTACAGCCCTTAAGTTTAGGCGACGTCAAAGAGTTACTGTCGGATAGCCTTTATATAGAATCTGGAAAAACCTCCGAGCTTGCCGAAGTGATTCATTCTAAAACGGGCGGGAATCCTTTCTTTATCGGAGAACTTCTAAAGCAGCTTTCCAAAGAGGACTCCATCTATTTCGACCAGGGCTCGGGCAAACCGGGAGAAGGCGTGTGGAAATGGGATATTTCCAAGATCCGAAACACTAAGATTTCGGATAACGTAGTAGAACTTCTCATCAACCGAATCCGTAAGCTCCCCCCAAAAATACAAGAGACCTTGGAATTGGCCTCCTGTATCGGAAGTAGCTTCGACTTGGCGTTGCTCACTAGGATTCTGGAAAGCGATTACAAGACCGCACTTTCCTCCCTCCAGGAGGCGATCTCCGAGGAACTCATCGTTCCCATCGGAGAAAATTACAGATTGGCGGAGTCCTTCGAGGAGACCGAGGAGAATCGGGAGAAGAATTACCAGACGGCGAAGACTGTTACCTTCCGATTCCAGCATGATAGGGTGCAGCAAGCGGCTTACGAAATCGTGGAAGACGAGAAGAAGAAAAAGATCCGACTGCAACTGGGACGCTTCCTTCTGGAAGGAGCCGACTCCAAGCAGATCGAAGACGATATATTCGACATCGCCAACCATTTGAACATAGGTTCCGGCCTCATCACCGAACCAGCGGAAAAATTGCGACTGGCGCAACTCGATCTGATTGCCGGAAAAAAAGCCAAGAATTCCACCGCTTATAAGCCGGCTCTTTCCTATATCGCTAAGGCGAGAGAGATGCTTTTCCTACTTCCGGAAGCGAACCAAGGAGACGATAAACTTTGGAACACTCATTACGAAGTATGCTATTCCGTATTCCGGGAATTGGGAGAAACGCAATATCTAAACGGTAATTTCGAGGATTCTCAGAAGACCATCGATATTCTTTTGAAATACGCCAAAACTCCTATCGAGAAAGCGGATGCATTCAATCTGTTGATCATCCAATATTCCGCTCTGGGTAAATTCGATTTAGCGTTACCTATGATCATCAAGGCTCTCAAGCCCTTGGGTGTGGATATTCCGGACGAAGGTCACGATAAGGTAGTGGGAGCCGAAATCGAAATTGCAAACAACGCCTTGGAAAATAAGAGTGTGGAATCCCTGCTGGATCTCCCACTGATACAAAGCCAGGAACAGATCATGGCGGTAAACATCATGATCAGTGCGATTCCCACCGCTTATAATTTTGCACTTTCCTTATTTCCGGTCATTTCCTTAAAAATGGTGAACCTATTCCTGAAATACGGAAACATGTCCGATCCTTATCCGTATTCCATGTATGCGATCGTTCTCACCTCGGGATTCCAACAATATCGCAAAGCTTACGAATTCGCGGAACTCGCTTTAAAGGTAAGCGAGAAATACAAGAACCCGAGCGGAACCGCAAAGACTGCCAATATATTGGCGAACTATACGACTCCCTTCGTCAGACACCTCAAATATTCGGAGGAGATCAACCATAGGGGAATCCAAGCCAGTTTGGAATCCGGAGAGTTCCTACACGGCGGGTATTGCGCCATGAACGATGCGGTAAACGTGGTATTACAATCCAAGAATATAGAATTAGTAAAACCTAAAATAGATCAGCTTTTAAAATTCACCAGAAAAGTGAAAAACAATCTGGCTATCGATACGGTTCTCGCATCCGCGCTCGTGGTCTCCAATATCCGCAGTAAGACAGATTCTCCTCTCGAATTCTCCACGGAAGAGATGAGCGAGAAGGAATACATAGAGCTTTGTAACGCTCACCAGAGCCCTTTCCCTGTTTGTCTTTTCAAAATCATGAAGAGCAAAATGCTTCTTATCTACGGAGAATCGGAAGCGGCATTGAAGGAACTGGAAGAAGCCGAGGGAATGCTCGGGTTTATTTCCGGGCAAATAGCCGTAGAAGAACATGGCTTTCTCTATTCCATAGCCCTTGCTGCGAATTATAAGCTTTCCAGTCACGACCAAAAAGTGAAGTATCTGGAAAGGATCAAGAAGAATCAGCAGAAATTAAAACTACTAGCGGAGAATGCTCCCGAAAACTTCGAGCATAAATATCTTCTGGTGGAAGCGGAGCTCGCCAGACTGGAATATAAGAATTGGAAAGCCGCCAAGACCTACGAACAGGCGGTTCAACTTGCTGGCAAAAACGAATACTATAACGACGAGGCCCTGGCCTGCGAATTGGCCGCGAAGTTCTGGTTCGCAAAAGGCAGCGTAAAGATCGGATCCCAATATATCGGAGAAGCTTATCAAAAATACGGAAGATGGGGTGCCACGAAAAAGCAGGAACTGCTACGCGCCAAGTTTCCGGAATTCATCCGAGAAAAGGGAGGAAGGGACACTTTCCGAACCACACGTACCATCGGCACTATCAGCACTCGTACAGCCTCGGCCACCGAAGTTTATACGGGCCAAACCCTGGACTTCCAGTCTATATTAAAAAGTTCTACTGCTATTTCCGGGGAAATCAAACTAGAGTCCCTATTGAACACTCTAATGCAGATTTCCATAGAGAATGTGGGCGCCGAAAAAGGCGTTATGATACTTAGGAGAGACGGAAAACTTTCCGTCGAGGCCGAAGGTAGCACCACCGATGACGAGATCCGAGTTCTGCAAGGAATTCCGATCCAAGAGAGTAAGAATATCCCTATCAGCGTTATTTACTATGTGGAAAGGACCAAGGAAGATTTGGTTCTTAGAAACGCTTTCGCGGACGAAAAATTCAATAAGGACCCTTATATCCGGGAAAGAAAAACGAAATCCGTTCTATGTTCTCCCATTATCAAACAGGGAGAATTGGTAGGGATCCTTTATTTGGAGAATAACCTCTCCGAAGCTGCCTTCACATCCGATCGATTACAGACGATCTCCATTCTTTCCTCCCAGGCGGCCATCTCCATCGACAACGCGTTACTCTACGCGAACTTGGAGATCAAGGTCGCCGAAAGAACCAAGGAATTAGCCCAAGCGAACGACGACTTGGCCTTGAAAAACGAACATATAACGGACAGTATTACGTATTCTTTGAATATACAGCAGGCGATTCTGCCCTCTGCAGAAGTATTGAAGAGCGCTCTGTCCGATCATTTCGTGGTTTTCCGACCTAAGGACATCGTTTCCGGAGACTTTTATTGGTTTTCCAAACAGGACGATGCCACTTATATCGCCGCCGTAGATTGTACCGGACACGGAGTACCCGGAGCCCTTATGTCCATGATAGGGAACACTCTCTTGAACCAGATTGTAAACGAAATAGGGATAACGGACCCGGGAGCCATTTTAGAGCATCTGCATATTCGGGTTAGACAGGCCTTGAAACAGGATGCGGAGCAAACTAATTCCCGAGACGGTATGGACCTTTGTTTATTAAAGATTCAGGAAAACAATTTATTCTTTGCGGGAGCGAAACGTCCGATATTTATAGGAAAAGGCGGAAGTTTGACCGAAATTAAAGGGGACAGACTTTCGATCGGCGGCAGGCAAAAAGAAGAAACGCGAAAATTCACCACTCATTCCATTCCTTTGGAGAAAGGAGTTCGGACGAGTGTTTACTTAACTACCGACGGTTTCGTGGATCAACCGAATCCCGAACGTATGAAAATCGGCACCAAAGGGCTCGTTGCTTTCTTAAGCGGTATCGAACATCTTACCGGCTCGGAACAGAAAGAGCGCTTGGAGTCTTTCCTGCTGGCCCACCAAAACGGAGAAGCCCAACGGGACGACATAACTTTAGTCGGAGTAGTTTTAGGGGGAAAATAG